One Stenotrophomonas oahuensis genomic region harbors:
- a CDS encoding helix-turn-helix domain-containing protein → MRIQTTSTDDAILIELGQRLATLRLSQDMTQEQLATAAGVSKRTVQRLEDGSPAQLVNLIRCLRVLGQLTALDALLPPDAPNPIDLLERRGQTRQRARPSVAEPPPTPWVWGDQK, encoded by the coding sequence ATGCGCATCCAAACCACCAGCACCGACGACGCCATCCTCATCGAACTGGGCCAACGCCTGGCCACCCTCCGCTTGTCCCAGGACATGACCCAGGAGCAGCTCGCCACAGCCGCCGGCGTCTCCAAGCGAACAGTGCAACGCCTCGAAGATGGCTCTCCTGCCCAGCTCGTCAACCTGATCCGCTGTCTGCGGGTGCTGGGGCAGCTGACCGCATTGGATGCGCTGTTGCCGCCAGATGCTCCCAACCCCATCGACCTGCTGGAACGGCGTGGGCAAACACGACAGAGGGCGCGACCTTCAGTCGCCGAGCCACCGCCGACGCCTTGGGTATGGGGTGACCAGAAGTGA
- the murB gene encoding UDP-N-acetylmuramate dehydrogenase, translating to MSDAMPAMTAWTLTENASLKALNTFHVDASAERLLELHDVTLLPEVLALPEVAGKPLLVLGAGSNVLIADDVPGTVLVFANREITALEHRADHTVVRAGAGVNWHGLVMWSLQNGLSGLENLALIPGTAGAAPIQNIGAYGVQVDEFINAVEAWDRAEQAWVRLEADACQFGYRDSLFKHEPDRYLITAIELRLPLLHDLRVGYAGIAEEMQAMGVELPVAADVANAVIAIRRRKLPDPDVLGNAGSFFKNPVLPLDQVDVLLQQYPDIPVYPAAQDTHRKVSAAWMIEACGWKGYRDGDAGVAPSHALVLVNHGNATGGQLLDLARRISASVLEKFGVPIEPEPRLIGAQW from the coding sequence ATGAGTGACGCAATGCCTGCCATGACCGCCTGGACGCTGACCGAGAACGCCTCGCTGAAGGCGCTGAACACCTTCCACGTTGATGCCAGCGCCGAGCGCCTGCTGGAACTGCACGACGTCACCCTGCTGCCGGAAGTGCTGGCCCTGCCTGAAGTTGCCGGCAAGCCGCTGCTGGTGCTGGGTGCCGGCAGCAACGTGCTGATTGCCGACGATGTGCCGGGCACCGTGCTGGTGTTCGCCAACCGCGAGATCACCGCGCTGGAACACCGTGCCGACCACACCGTGGTGCGCGCCGGGGCCGGCGTGAACTGGCACGGGCTGGTGATGTGGTCGCTGCAGAATGGTCTTTCCGGGCTCGAGAATCTGGCCCTGATTCCCGGCACCGCCGGTGCCGCGCCGATCCAGAACATCGGTGCGTATGGCGTGCAGGTGGATGAATTCATCAACGCGGTGGAAGCGTGGGACCGTGCCGAGCAGGCATGGGTGCGACTGGAGGCCGACGCCTGCCAGTTCGGCTACCGCGACAGTCTGTTCAAGCACGAACCGGACCGCTACCTGATCACCGCCATTGAACTGCGACTGCCGCTGCTGCACGACCTGCGCGTGGGTTATGCCGGCATCGCCGAGGAAATGCAGGCGATGGGCGTGGAACTGCCGGTGGCCGCTGATGTGGCCAACGCGGTGATCGCGATCCGCCGCCGCAAGCTGCCCGACCCGGACGTGCTGGGTAACGCCGGCAGCTTCTTCAAGAACCCGGTGCTGCCGCTGGACCAGGTGGACGTGCTGCTGCAGCAGTACCCGGACATTCCGGTGTACCCGGCCGCGCAGGACACCCACCGCAAGGTATCTGCTGCGTGGATGATCGAAGCCTGCGGCTGGAAGGGCTATCGCGACGGCGACGCCGGCGTGGCTCCGAGCCATGCGTTGGTGCTGGTGAACCACGGCAACGCTACCGGCGGCCAACTGCTGGATCTGGCCCGGCGCATCTCCGCTTCGGTGCTGGAGAAGTTCGGCGTGCCCATTGAACCCGAGCCGCGCCTGATCGGCGCACAGTGGTGA
- a CDS encoding type II toxin-antitoxin system HipA family toxin: MSTTAEVRLWGSRIGAVSLANGARVADFAYDPEFANSGIEVAPLMMPLAARRTYRFPDLATNSFHGLPGLLADALPDKYGNTLIDAWLATQGRTPQSFNAIERLCYTGTRGMGALEFAPVHGPRVRTAQRIQIDALVALASEVLSHRDNLRGSFGDESRADALRDILRVGTSAGGARAKAVIAWNEKTGEVRSGQAVADAGFGYWLLKFDGVRNNRDKELADPKGYGAVEYAYFMMARQAGINISECRLLEEGGRRHFMTRRFDRDANGDKHHMQSLAAIAHLDFNDASAYSYEQALLVMRQLNLPMEQLEEQYRRMVFNVIARNQDDHVKNIAYLMDRQGRWSLSPAFDITWAYNPSGEWTARHQMSIQGKREDFTLEDLAACARTASLSAPRARDIVEQVRASVGQWQRFAEAAAVEPSWRTQIAGSLRTDLR, from the coding sequence GTGAGCACCACCGCCGAAGTGCGCCTGTGGGGCAGCCGCATCGGTGCTGTCAGCTTGGCCAACGGCGCACGTGTGGCCGACTTCGCCTATGACCCGGAGTTTGCCAACTCAGGTATCGAAGTCGCACCACTGATGATGCCCTTGGCAGCGCGCCGGACCTATCGCTTCCCTGATCTGGCAACGAACAGTTTTCACGGTCTGCCTGGACTTCTAGCCGACGCCTTGCCCGACAAGTACGGCAACACGCTGATCGACGCCTGGCTCGCAACCCAGGGGCGTACCCCGCAGAGTTTCAACGCCATAGAGCGCCTGTGCTACACCGGCACTCGAGGCATGGGCGCGCTCGAGTTCGCACCTGTACACGGGCCGCGTGTCCGAACGGCCCAGCGAATCCAGATCGACGCGTTGGTGGCCCTGGCCAGTGAAGTACTGAGCCACCGCGATAACCTGCGCGGCTCATTCGGCGACGAATCCCGCGCCGATGCCCTGCGCGACATCCTGCGAGTTGGCACGTCGGCGGGCGGTGCCCGCGCCAAGGCGGTGATTGCCTGGAACGAAAAGACAGGTGAGGTGCGTTCAGGTCAAGCCGTGGCAGATGCAGGCTTCGGCTATTGGCTGCTGAAGTTCGATGGCGTGCGCAACAACCGCGACAAGGAACTCGCAGACCCCAAAGGTTATGGCGCGGTCGAGTACGCGTACTTCATGATGGCACGCCAAGCGGGCATCAACATCAGCGAATGCCGCCTGCTGGAGGAAGGAGGACGTCGCCACTTCATGACCCGTCGCTTTGACCGTGACGCGAATGGCGACAAGCATCACATGCAATCCCTGGCCGCCATCGCCCACCTCGATTTCAACGACGCCAGCGCGTACAGCTATGAACAAGCGCTACTGGTGATGCGCCAGCTGAATCTGCCGATGGAACAACTGGAAGAACAGTACCGCCGCATGGTGTTCAACGTAATCGCCCGCAACCAGGACGATCACGTCAAGAACATCGCCTACCTGATGGACCGGCAGGGACGCTGGTCGCTGTCACCGGCGTTTGACATCACCTGGGCATACAACCCGAGTGGCGAATGGACCGCGCGCCATCAGATGTCGATTCAGGGCAAACGAGAGGACTTTACGCTGGAAGATCTTGCGGCGTGCGCTCGCACCGCTTCACTCAGCGCACCAAGAGCGCGTGACATCGTGGAGCAGGTACGCGCCAGTGTGGGCCAATGGCAGCGCTTTGCCGAAGCTGCTGCCGTGGAGCCAAGCTGGCGCACCCAGATTGCGGGCAGCCTGCGAACTGACCTCCGTTGA
- a CDS encoding oxidoreductase, giving the protein MSPSKLILITGVSSGFGRALAVEALAAGHRVVGTVRNAQAAQDFEALVPGRAFARMLDVTNTAAIAPLVEAIEAYLGPISVLVNNAGYGHEGVLEESPLAEMRQQFEVNVFGAVAMMQAVLPHMRPRREGHILNITSMGGFITMPGIAYYCGSKFALEGISEALGKEVAALGIRVTAVAPGSFRTDWGGRSMVRSPRAIADYDALFDPIRQRRQEVSGKQLGDPQKAAQAMLAVIDSPEPPVHLLLGTDALQLVHAKLKALEQELREWESLTVSTDGGSPEGAVR; this is encoded by the coding sequence ATGTCACCTTCGAAACTCATTCTTATTACCGGCGTCAGCAGCGGCTTCGGTCGTGCACTGGCAGTGGAAGCGCTTGCCGCCGGGCACCGGGTCGTGGGCACGGTGCGCAACGCGCAAGCGGCGCAGGACTTCGAAGCGCTGGTCCCGGGGCGCGCCTTTGCACGGATGCTGGATGTCACCAACACCGCTGCGATTGCACCGTTGGTGGAGGCGATTGAAGCGTATCTCGGCCCCATATCCGTGCTGGTCAACAATGCCGGCTACGGTCATGAGGGCGTGCTGGAGGAATCCCCGCTGGCAGAAATGCGGCAGCAGTTCGAGGTCAATGTGTTCGGCGCAGTGGCGATGATGCAGGCCGTCCTGCCGCACATGCGCCCGCGTCGCGAGGGACATATCCTCAACATCACCTCGATGGGCGGGTTCATCACCATGCCGGGCATTGCGTACTACTGCGGCAGCAAGTTTGCTTTGGAGGGCATCAGCGAGGCTCTGGGCAAGGAAGTGGCGGCGCTGGGTATCCGGGTGACTGCAGTGGCACCTGGCTCATTCCGTACCGACTGGGGAGGTCGTTCGATGGTGCGCAGTCCGCGCGCGATTGCCGACTATGACGCTTTGTTCGATCCCATTCGCCAGCGGCGGCAGGAGGTCAGTGGGAAGCAGCTGGGCGACCCGCAGAAGGCCGCGCAGGCGATGCTTGCCGTCATCGACAGTCCAGAACCCCCTGTGCATCTGTTGCTGGGCACCGACGCGCTGCAGCTGGTGCATGCAAAGCTGAAAGCCTTGGAGCAGGAACTGCGTGAGTGGGAGTCTCTGACGGTCTCTACCGATGGGGGATCGCCGGAAGGGGCGGTGCGTTAG
- a CDS encoding AraC family transcriptional regulator, which yields MSGDLLPLAPLVQALAPHEGYTQTALDSVRLLRSDRPLARAPVLYDPGIVIVCQGRKRGYFGQQTYVYDAHQYLAVSVPVPFTMETDASADEPLLAVYLHLQFPLAAELMLEIDRHGGPRSNAVPQSMMSSPIDAPLHQAVQRLLQALANPMDAAVLGPGLLRELYYRVLTGPQGHTLRAALAHQGHFGRIGKALQYLHAAYAQPLTVAQLADEAGMSAPSFYSHFKAVTCASPMQYLKSTRLHQARLLMVREGMTAAAACHAVGYESTSQFNREFKRLFGLTPGREVKRMREAFSVPATPGGSGFVSSH from the coding sequence ATGTCTGGAGACCTGCTGCCCCTGGCTCCGCTGGTGCAGGCGCTGGCTCCGCACGAGGGCTACACCCAGACAGCATTGGACAGCGTGCGCCTGCTGCGCTCAGACCGACCGCTGGCAAGGGCCCCGGTGCTGTACGACCCGGGCATTGTGATCGTCTGCCAAGGCCGCAAGCGCGGGTACTTCGGTCAACAGACCTATGTGTACGACGCCCATCAGTACCTGGCCGTTTCGGTGCCGGTTCCGTTCACCATGGAAACCGACGCAAGCGCAGACGAGCCTTTGCTGGCCGTTTACCTGCATCTGCAGTTTCCACTGGCGGCCGAATTGATGCTGGAGATTGACCGCCACGGCGGTCCACGGTCGAATGCAGTACCGCAAAGCATGATGTCCAGTCCGATCGATGCTCCGTTGCACCAGGCCGTACAGCGGCTGCTGCAGGCGCTGGCGAATCCGATGGACGCTGCTGTGCTGGGCCCAGGCCTGCTACGCGAGCTCTACTACCGCGTGCTCACCGGGCCGCAGGGCCACACGTTGCGCGCCGCGCTTGCGCATCAGGGCCACTTCGGCCGCATCGGCAAGGCATTGCAGTACCTGCACGCGGCATATGCGCAGCCGTTGACTGTGGCGCAGCTCGCAGATGAGGCCGGCATGAGTGCACCTTCCTTCTACAGCCATTTCAAAGCTGTAACGTGCGCTTCGCCCATGCAGTACCTGAAGTCCACGCGCCTGCATCAGGCGCGTCTGCTGATGGTGCGCGAAGGAATGACCGCTGCCGCTGCCTGCCATGCGGTGGGGTATGAGAGCACGTCGCAGTTCAACCGGGAGTTCAAGCGGTTGTTCGGATTGACGCCTGGGCGGGAGGTGAAGCGCATGCGCGAGGCATTTTCTGTGCCGGCTACGCCGGGAGGGTCTGGATTTGTTTCGTCGCATTGA
- a CDS encoding DMT family transporter, whose protein sequence is MRAALLMLGSTMAFGLMAIAIRYATAHVPTQEVAFFRNAFGLVALLPMLLRSGPKVFRTQQLPRYLLRSVIGLASMLCAFWAIGHLPISQAISLSYATPLFVTIAAVLLLGEVVRVRRWAAVVCGFIGVLIIVRPGADSFTPGVLVAVLAALLSSLVAIQIKQLTRVDGADTVVLYTYVFWVPLSLVPALFTWVWPTGIAWVWLAATGVLGTVGQLLWTRALRLGEVSALTPISFMQLPLVTLLGWLLFNETIDRYTVIGASIILGANAYIAHREAVLARRAASNAATQAAHQE, encoded by the coding sequence ATGCGGGCGGCGCTGCTGATGCTGGGAAGCACGATGGCGTTTGGCCTGATGGCCATCGCCATCCGCTATGCCACCGCGCACGTGCCGACCCAGGAAGTGGCGTTCTTCCGCAACGCGTTCGGCTTGGTGGCCCTGCTGCCGATGCTGCTGCGTTCGGGGCCGAAGGTGTTTCGTACCCAGCAGTTGCCGCGATACCTGCTGCGCAGTGTGATCGGGCTCGCTTCTATGCTGTGTGCGTTCTGGGCGATTGGCCATCTGCCGATCTCGCAGGCGATTTCGCTTTCGTATGCCACGCCGTTGTTCGTGACCATCGCTGCGGTGTTGCTGCTGGGCGAAGTGGTGCGCGTGCGGCGCTGGGCCGCGGTGGTATGCGGCTTCATCGGCGTGCTGATCATCGTGCGTCCGGGCGCGGATTCGTTCACGCCCGGCGTGCTGGTCGCCGTGCTGGCCGCCTTGTTGAGTTCGCTGGTGGCGATCCAGATCAAGCAGCTCACCCGCGTGGATGGGGCCGATACGGTGGTGCTGTACACGTATGTGTTCTGGGTGCCGCTGTCGCTGGTGCCGGCACTGTTCACCTGGGTGTGGCCGACCGGCATCGCCTGGGTCTGGCTGGCGGCAACCGGCGTGCTGGGCACCGTGGGCCAGCTGCTCTGGACCCGGGCGCTGCGCCTGGGCGAAGTCTCCGCGCTGACCCCGATCAGCTTCATGCAGCTACCGCTGGTAACGCTGCTGGGCTGGTTGCTGTTCAACGAAACAATCGATCGGTACACCGTGATCGGGGCCAGCATCATCCTCGGGGCCAACGCCTACATCGCCCACCGCGAGGCGGTGCTGGCACGCCGCGCAGCATCCAACGCCGCCACCCAGGCCGCCCATCAGGAGTAA
- a CDS encoding quinone-dependent dihydroorotate dehydrogenase gives MYSLARPLLFSLDAERAHGLTLSALDMAYRTGTTPLLAARSAPLPTNVFGLRFPNPVGLAAGLDKNGDHIDALFALGFGFVEIGTITPRPQEGNPKPRLFRLPEQQAIINRMGFNNAGVDALVRNVERSRRRTGLLGINIGKNKDTPNENAFDDYHHCLQKVYPLADYITVNISSPNTAGLRELQEETALRQLISQLRDSQEALAAQHGRRVPMLVKVAPDLSDRDIDAAARVLGELNVDGVIATNTTVDRSLIAGSPLASEAGGLSGAPLISQSTLVLRRLRARLPESVPLIGVGGILSGADAVAKMAAGAALVQCYSGLIFRGPALVHECVEAIRRRREAPSRGAVAPL, from the coding sequence ATGTATTCGCTTGCCCGTCCCCTGCTCTTCTCGCTTGATGCCGAACGCGCCCACGGCCTGACCCTGAGCGCGCTGGACATGGCCTACCGCACCGGCACCACGCCGCTGCTGGCCGCCCGCTCCGCGCCACTGCCCACGAATGTGTTCGGGCTGCGCTTCCCCAACCCGGTCGGCCTGGCCGCCGGGCTGGACAAGAACGGCGACCACATCGATGCGCTGTTCGCGCTCGGATTTGGCTTCGTGGAGATCGGCACGATCACCCCGCGTCCGCAGGAAGGCAACCCGAAGCCCCGCCTGTTCCGGCTGCCGGAACAGCAGGCCATCATCAACCGCATGGGCTTCAACAATGCGGGCGTGGACGCGCTGGTGCGCAACGTGGAACGCAGCCGCCGTCGTACCGGGCTGCTGGGCATCAACATCGGCAAGAACAAAGACACGCCGAACGAGAATGCCTTCGACGACTACCACCACTGCCTGCAGAAGGTGTATCCGCTGGCCGACTACATCACGGTGAACATCTCGTCGCCGAACACCGCCGGTCTGCGTGAACTGCAGGAAGAAACCGCGCTGCGACAGCTGATCTCGCAGCTGCGTGACAGCCAGGAAGCGCTGGCCGCGCAGCACGGCCGCCGCGTGCCGATGCTGGTGAAGGTGGCCCCAGACCTCAGCGACCGCGACATTGATGCCGCCGCCCGCGTGCTGGGCGAATTGAACGTGGACGGCGTGATTGCCACCAACACCACGGTGGACCGCAGCCTGATTGCCGGCAGCCCGCTGGCGTCGGAAGCCGGCGGCCTTTCCGGTGCACCGCTGATCAGCCAGAGCACGCTGGTGCTGCGTCGTCTGCGCGCACGCCTGCCCGAATCGGTGCCGCTGATCGGCGTGGGCGGCATTCTGTCCGGTGCTGATGCGGTGGCCAAGATGGCCGCCGGTGCGGCGCTGGTGCAGTGCTACAGCGGCCTGATCTTCCGTGGCCCGGCGTTGGTGCATGAGTGCGTGGAAGCCATCCGCCGACGACGCGAAGCCCCCAGCCGTGGCGCGGTGGCTCCCCTATGA